A region from the Gossypium hirsutum isolate 1008001.06 chromosome A08, Gossypium_hirsutum_v2.1, whole genome shotgun sequence genome encodes:
- the LOC107917646 gene encoding tRNA 2'-phosphotransferase 1 isoform X2, with amino-acid sequence MWSSLTNGSIRILRCCVTRRPTVPSQLSRFLALHLLENTVPYNTMSSSFSSFAHSNRSGGRGQDMKHDRERSRGRGGGGSKDKIDALGRLLTRILRHMATELNLNMRSDGYVKVEDLLKLNMKTFANIPLRSHTVDDIKEAVRKDNKQRFSLLEENGELLIRANQGHTVTTVDSERLLKQIVSADEVQFCVHGTYKRNLESILESGLKRMKRLHVHFSSGLPTDGEVISGMRRDVNVLIYLDVRKALEACKQGKNRERTSKNC; translated from the exons ATGTGGTCTAGTCTCACTAACGGTAGCATTCGAATTTTACGTTGTTGCGTTACTCGTCGTCCAACCGTCCCCTCTCAACTTTCCAGGTTCCTTGCTCTACATCTCCTGGAGAACACAGTCCCCTATAACACTATGtcctcctctttttcttctttcgcTCATTCAAATAGAAG TGGAGGCAGAGGTCAAGATATGAAACATGATCGAGAAAGATCTAGAGGCCGTGGCGGCGGCGGCAGCAAGGACAAAATTGATGCTCTTGGTCGACTCTT GACACGAATTCTGCGACATATGGCTACTGAACTGAATTTGAATATGCGAAGTGATGGTTATGTCAAAGTTGAAGATTTGCTGAAGCTGAATATGAAAACATTTGCTAATATCCCTTTAAGGTCACACACTGTTGATGATATCAAAGAG GCTGTCAGAAAAGATAATAAGCAACGGTTTAGCCTTCTTGAGGAAAATGGGGAGCTTTTGATACGTGCAAACCAAGGCCACACCGTCACG ACAGTTGACTCCGAAAGATTATTGAAACAAATCGTTTCAGCTGATGAAGTGCAAT TTTGCGTACATGGAACCTATAAGAGGAATTTGGAATCAATTTTGGAGTCGGGTTTGAAGCGCATGAAAAGATTGCATGTTCACTTCTCAAGTGGCTTGCCGACTGACGGTGAAGTGATTAGTG GTATGAGACGAGATGTTAACGTTTTGATCTATCTTGATGTTAGAAAAGCTTTGGAAG
- the LOC107917646 gene encoding tRNA 2'-phosphotransferase 1 isoform X1: MWSSLTNGSIRILRCCVTRRPTVPSQLSRFLALHLLENTVPYNTMSSSFSSFAHSNRSGGRGQDMKHDRERSRGRGGGGSKDKIDALGRLLTRILRHMATELNLNMRSDGYVKVEDLLKLNMKTFANIPLRSHTVDDIKEAVRKDNKQRFSLLEENGELLIRANQGHTVTTVDSERLLKQIVSADEVQFCVHGTYKRNLESILESGLKRMKRLHVHFSSGLPTDGEVISGMRRDVNVLIYLDVRKALEEGMKLYISDNKVILTEGFDGVVPVKYFEKIESWPDRKPIPFSNV, translated from the exons ATGTGGTCTAGTCTCACTAACGGTAGCATTCGAATTTTACGTTGTTGCGTTACTCGTCGTCCAACCGTCCCCTCTCAACTTTCCAGGTTCCTTGCTCTACATCTCCTGGAGAACACAGTCCCCTATAACACTATGtcctcctctttttcttctttcgcTCATTCAAATAGAAG TGGAGGCAGAGGTCAAGATATGAAACATGATCGAGAAAGATCTAGAGGCCGTGGCGGCGGCGGCAGCAAGGACAAAATTGATGCTCTTGGTCGACTCTT GACACGAATTCTGCGACATATGGCTACTGAACTGAATTTGAATATGCGAAGTGATGGTTATGTCAAAGTTGAAGATTTGCTGAAGCTGAATATGAAAACATTTGCTAATATCCCTTTAAGGTCACACACTGTTGATGATATCAAAGAG GCTGTCAGAAAAGATAATAAGCAACGGTTTAGCCTTCTTGAGGAAAATGGGGAGCTTTTGATACGTGCAAACCAAGGCCACACCGTCACG ACAGTTGACTCCGAAAGATTATTGAAACAAATCGTTTCAGCTGATGAAGTGCAAT TTTGCGTACATGGAACCTATAAGAGGAATTTGGAATCAATTTTGGAGTCGGGTTTGAAGCGCATGAAAAGATTGCATGTTCACTTCTCAAGTGGCTTGCCGACTGACGGTGAAGTGATTAGTG GTATGAGACGAGATGTTAACGTTTTGATCTATCTTGATGTTAGAAAAGCTTTGGAAG AAGGCATGAAGCTTTACATTTCAGACAACAAAGTGATATTGACTGAGGGCTTTGATGGGGTGGTACCTGTCAAGTACTTTGAGAAAATAGAATCATGGCCAGATAGAAAACCTATACCTTTCTCAAATGTTTAA